The DNA window CTTCAGCTGGAGCCTCTTCTGCAGGGACCTCCTCAGCTAGTGGAGAATTAACTTCAGCTGGGGCCTCCTCTGCAGGGGACTCCTCAGCTGGTGGAGACTGAACTTCAGATGGAGCCTCCCCCGCAGGGGTCTCCTCAGCTGGTGGAAACTGAACCTCAGCTCGGGCCTCTTCTACAGGGGCCTCCTCAGCTGGTGGAGAATAAACTTCAACTTGGGCCTCAGCTGGTGGAGACTGAAGTTCAGCTGGGGCCTCCTCTGTAGGCGTCTCCTCAGCTTGTAGAGACTGAACTTCAGCTGAGGCCTCCTCTGTAGGGGTCTCCTCAGCTTGTAGAGATTGAACTTCAGCTGGGGCCTCCTCTGCACGGGCCTGTTCAGCTGGTAGAGACTGAACTTCAGCTGGGGCCTCTTCTGCAGGGGCCTCTTCTACAGGGGCCTCCTCAGCTGGTGGAGACTGAACTGCAGCTGGGGCCTCCTCAGCTTGTAGAGACTGAACTTCAGCTGGGGCCTCCTCTGCAGGGGCCTCTTCAGCTGGTGGAGACTGAACTTTAGGTGGGGCCTCCTCTGCAGGGACCTCCTCAGCTAGTGGAGAATGAACTTCAGCTGGGGCCTCCTCTGCAGGGGCCTCTTCAGCTGGTAGAGACTGAACTTCAGCTGGGGCCTCCTCTGCAGGGGCCTCTTCAGCTGGTAGAGACTGAACTTCAGCTGGGGCCTCTTCTGCAGGGGCCTCCTCAGCTGGTGGAGACTGAACTTCAGCTGAGGCCTCTTCTGTAGGGGCCTCCACAGCTGATAGAGGCTCTTCTGAAAAAGCCTCTTCAGCAGAGATAGACTCCACTTTAGTAGGGGCCTCTTCTTCAGGAGTCTCCTCATCTGGGAAAGGCTGTACAGGAGCTTCTTCAACTTTTGGAGACTGAACCTCAGCAGGAGGCCCTTCTGAAAGAGCCTCTTCACCCAGGGTTGGCTGTACTTTGGCAGGGCCCTTTTCTGCTGGAGCCTCCTCAATTTGTGGAGACTGAAGTTCAGTAGCGGACTTTCCTGCAATAATGTCCACAGCTGGTGTAGGTTGCACTTCAGCAGAGACCTCCTCTGCAATGGGGGGCTGGACCTCACCCAGAACGTACTGCTCATCTTCTAAAGGTACCAAACTACCTTTTTTGCTTTGCTGACTAAATGAAGATCTGCTAATACCTACCTGCCTAATTGCTTCATCTCTACTTGTTGAGGGTTGCAATTCAGGATGTTCACTAATGAAAATCTTCCCTGAGGATTTACGTTTCTGCACAACTTCATTTGACTTTGAAAAAGAGCTATCTGGCCTACCAATTACCACTATTTCTGATTCACTAAAGTATGTCTGCTGTTCTCTGTCCACTGTTTCTTTGTGAGGAATGTTCATCATTGTCCAGTCTCCAGTACAACTGGTCTGCTGAGATCTGTCtattttgaattgaattgagTGTCTGCTTGTCAGAATTTCTACTTCCTGAACACTTTCTGGAAATTCAGGGACTGCTTCTCCAAGAGCAGCTGGCATTTCTTCAGGTACCACTGTTTCACCAACtggtttgatttcttcttttttctcttctacaatAGTGTCTGTTTGCAGAGATTTATCAGTCATATCCTGTACATGCTTTCTCTTTGTCCAAGTTTGCTGAAGTTGAGAAGATACTCTGAAAGACTCACAGTTGACTTTACTTCCAGGAATGTTACCAATACTAAGGGTAGCTTTAGGGCCAGATGATTGTGATATaggcaaatttttctttttctctgtcactttGGTCTGCTGGGATTTATCTACCATTGGTTGACTGGGTTGTCTTCTCTTTCGAATTTCTTGCCTCCCTGCTGAGATAGGCTGATCAGGTTCATcactttcttccatttctaagaCTGGTGAATTTCAAATGTATTAATCTTCAAGTAATTAATCATCAGGAATCACAAATATACCAGATAGGTAAGTTTGcctttcttcattaaatgttgTTATGTTTAGCTACCTTAGAAAAAAGTAATTCATAAATTGTTGCATTCTGTACTACACCCTTGTTGGATCCCACCTTACTCAGTAAGCATCTTTCTTGTTTAGTCTCTCACATGACTGAATCTCACTTCTAGAAGTTTCCCTTAAGGGTCTATGACATCACAGCCAATTCTCTCTACAAGCTTCCATTGGTGGTATTCCAAGCACTTTTTAACTTGGTATAGACACTCATAGATAATGGCTGCAAGTGAGAGAGCTACTACTTGAAACATCAAGTTGAAAAAAGCATTTGTCTATCAGAGGAACATCAAGCAAACTCCAGTAATGCTGCTTCTTAATAGTTGAAGGTGATGCTTTTGAACTTTCAATTCTATTCTTTTCATCCTGCTATCAAAGACAGTTATAATACAGAACTCAGAATGCTGCAGCCTATTTTCAATTGTTGGAGAAAGCAACTTATACGTGTGTATATGCTTATAtgacttaaagaaaatgaatattgtATGAGAAACTTGAATTCTGAAGTCCATATTCATGTAAAGTCCTTTCCTATGTCTTTAGCACTCAGTAACTACAAGAGCCTACTATCTATCcagcatctatctatctatctatctatctatttatgtaGCATATTTGCATTCTCAGACAacttgagatatttttattttcaactactTCAGAAAATAGCTCCACCCAAAGCTTGCCAACTAAAGAATGTTAACTCTAAAgatatgccaagtgaaataaaatgcatttttttaaatatataagcgACTGAATAACCACGTAGGAATAAATTCCCTAGTGAAGAGGAAAACCTTAAAATGAAGCCTTGAAAAAGAGGAAACCCAGGTAAGCAAATTGCAAATGGTATTATAATAGatttagaatgtaaataaaaccttaactTACACATCATGCAAAAATTTTATTAGCAAGATTAAGATTTATCAAAAGATGTGCAAAAGCACATTACTTTAGTCTACCAAAAgttaaagaggagaaaacaaactttaacgtttatttatttttgagacagagagagacagagcatgaataggggaggggcagagagagagggagacacaaaatctgaaacaggctccaggctctgagctatcagcacagagcctgacgtggggctctatctcatggaccgtgagatcatgacgtaagccgaagtcggatgcttaactgaccaagccacccaggcgccccagcaaactttaaaaatgtagtcaaaggacaaagaaataaacatatctaAACAATCATTATGACTTGAttatctaaatgtttttaaatttctttatccCCCTAGGAAATACAAAAATGTCATTGAATAATTATCCTTGTTTGAT is part of the Neofelis nebulosa isolate mNeoNeb1 chromosome 7, mNeoNeb1.pri, whole genome shotgun sequence genome and encodes:
- the FSCB gene encoding fibrous sheath CABYR-binding protein; this translates as MEESDEPDQPISAGRQEIRKRRQPSQPMVDKSQQTKVTEKKKNLPISQSSGPKATLSIGNIPGSKVNCESFRVSSQLQQTWTKRKHVQDMTDKSLQTDTIVEEKKEEIKPVGETVVPEEMPAALGEAVPEFPESVQEVEILTSRHSIQFKIDRSQQTSCTGDWTMMNIPHKETVDREQQTYFSESEIVVIGRPDSSFSKSNEVVQKRKSSGKIFISEHPELQPSTSRDEAIRQVGISRSSFSQQSKKGSLVPLEDEQYVLGEVQPPIAEEVSAEVQPTPAVDIIAGKSATELQSPQIEEAPAEKGPAKVQPTLGEEALSEGPPAEVQSPKVEEAPVQPFPDEETPEEEAPTKVESISAEEAFSEEPLSAVEAPTEEASAEVQSPPAEEAPAEEAPAEVQSLPAEEAPAEEAPAEVQSLPAEEAPAEEAPAEVHSPLAEEVPAEEAPPKVQSPPAEEAPAEEAPAEVQSLQAEEAPAAVQSPPAEEAPVEEAPAEEAPAEVQSLPAEQARAEEAPAEVQSLQAEETPTEEASAEVQSLQAEETPTEEAPAELQSPPAEAQVEVYSPPAEEAPVEEARAEVQFPPAEETPAGEAPSEVQSPPAEESPAEEAPAEVNSPLAEEVPAEEAPAEVQSPPAEEAPAEEAPAEVQSLQAEEAPAEEAPYEVQSPPAEEAPAEEAPYEVLAPPTEAPAEVQSLPAEEAPEENTSYEIWSPSAEEASAELRSPSTEDTTLEMVSVDKQFPEAKEDFITQISIENDLIPPSEQTAAYEALVDHVSTEYQNLQTDVPGIKLESKVLEDQQKLEEPLELDPVPEDLSNIKKEQVPTFEIEGVIHVQLE